One window of the Prochlorococcus marinus CUG1438 genome contains the following:
- a CDS encoding FAD-dependent monooxygenase translates to MKNKINFKIVGSGPTGLLLSIVLSKFDCNIFLTDLLSKDKLINKDKTYAITHSTRKILLKFRLWKKLEPFLFGFDTLSISDSVTSVFTKLKVDDLDDDISSAENIGWVVKHSDVMNVFFREIENYDNIFFMKPQDLSEKKILFDYEFLSTGANSLDKKLFNLIDFKKNYNQACLTFKVSLRGNCEKRAYEIFRDEGPLALLPLEKNLYQIIWTSSTSKSIERLNSDKNFLMDNLSTILPIKFKLDQIIGEFNIFPVSLSLNFQLFNMKKLVFVGDAFHTFHPVGGQGLNSCWRDVNTIFDLFNKNTVITKRYLTLFKFKYYLSRILDIIFIMVITDSLIFIFANRNPLLFPIRKFSFFFLNNFLFIRKLVINQMTKSLIYSRIK, encoded by the coding sequence ATGAAAAATAAGATCAATTTTAAAATTGTAGGTTCTGGCCCGACTGGTTTACTTTTGTCAATTGTACTTTCAAAGTTCGACTGTAATATTTTTTTAACTGACTTGTTATCTAAGGATAAATTAATCAATAAGGATAAAACTTATGCAATCACTCATTCAACAAGGAAAATTTTATTAAAATTCAGACTTTGGAAAAAATTAGAACCTTTTTTGTTTGGCTTTGATACTCTCTCAATATCAGACAGTGTAACTTCTGTTTTTACCAAATTAAAAGTTGATGACTTAGATGATGATATAAGCTCTGCTGAAAATATTGGATGGGTAGTTAAACATTCAGACGTCATGAATGTTTTTTTTCGTGAGATTGAAAATTATGACAATATTTTTTTTATGAAACCTCAAGATTTATCTGAAAAAAAAATATTATTTGATTATGAATTTCTCTCTACGGGAGCAAACTCTCTTGATAAGAAATTATTCAATCTTATAGATTTTAAAAAAAACTACAATCAGGCCTGTTTAACTTTTAAGGTTTCTTTAAGAGGTAATTGTGAAAAGCGTGCTTATGAAATTTTTAGAGATGAAGGACCACTTGCATTATTGCCTTTGGAAAAAAATTTATATCAGATAATTTGGACATCCAGTACATCAAAGTCTATTGAAAGATTAAATTCTGATAAAAATTTTTTAATGGATAATTTATCAACTATTTTGCCAATTAAATTTAAGTTAGATCAGATAATTGGAGAATTTAATATCTTTCCTGTTTCTTTATCTCTAAATTTTCAATTATTTAATATGAAAAAATTAGTTTTCGTAGGTGATGCATTTCATACATTTCATCCTGTTGGGGGGCAAGGGCTAAATAGTTGTTGGCGAGATGTTAATACTATTTTTGATCTTTTTAATAAAAATACTGTTATTACAAAAAGGTATTTGACGCTATTTAAATTTAAGTATTATTTAAGTAGGATTTTAGATATTATCTTTATTATGGTTATAACTGACTCCTTGATTTTTATATTCGCAAATAGGAATCCTTTGTTATTTCCAATTAGAAAGTTTTCATTTTTCTTTTTAAATAATTTTCTTTTTATAAGAAAATTAGTCATAAATCAAATGACTAAGTCTCTCATTTATTCGAGAATCAAGTGA
- a CDS encoding 4-hydroxy-tetrahydrodipicolinate reductase has protein sequence MTENSKKPIPVLVSGALGRMGCEVVNTVLTSKDCELVAAIDLNEKNNGSNISELLKVKSCDVFVSNDFEGTLCSVSQNYRNENIKPVLVDFTHPDSVYENTRSAIAYGISPVVGTTGLTPSQINDLSVFAQKASIGCAIIPNFSVGMVLLQQAASVAAKFYDNIELIEMHHNQKADSPSGTCIKTAEMIEEYPKKFNQNLVKESESLKSVRGGLRDSGINIHSIRLPGLLAHQLVIMGSPGETYTIKHDTIDRKAYMPGVLQAIKKIGNYESLVYGLEKLIF, from the coding sequence ATGACTGAAAATTCTAAAAAACCTATTCCAGTACTCGTATCAGGAGCCTTAGGCCGTATGGGATGTGAAGTTGTTAACACCGTATTGACTTCGAAAGATTGTGAACTTGTGGCAGCAATTGACTTGAATGAAAAGAACAATGGTTCAAATATTTCTGAATTGTTAAAGGTAAAAAGTTGTGATGTTTTTGTTTCAAATGATTTTGAAGGGACTTTATGTTCTGTAAGTCAAAATTATAGAAATGAAAATATCAAGCCTGTTTTAGTTGATTTCACTCATCCTGATTCTGTTTATGAAAATACTAGATCTGCTATCGCATATGGTATTTCTCCAGTGGTTGGAACTACAGGTCTTACTCCATCACAAATAAATGATTTGTCTGTCTTTGCTCAGAAAGCATCTATTGGTTGTGCGATAATACCTAATTTTTCCGTTGGTATGGTACTTCTCCAACAAGCTGCATCTGTAGCAGCTAAATTTTATGACAATATTGAACTAATAGAGATGCATCATAATCAAAAAGCGGATTCCCCTAGTGGAACGTGTATAAAAACTGCAGAAATGATCGAAGAATATCCAAAGAAATTTAATCAAAATTTAGTTAAAGAGTCTGAGTCATTAAAAAGTGTGCGAGGAGGTCTTAGAGACTCAGGAATAAATATACATTCGATACGATTACCAGGATTATTAGCCCATCAATTAGTGATTATGGGATCTCCCGGTGAAACTTATACAATTAAACATGACACTATTGATAGAAAGGCATATATGCCAGGGGTTTTACAGGCAATTAAAAAAATAGGTAATTATGAATCATTAGTTTATGGACTCGAAAAATTGATTTTTTAA